The region TGCGGATCGCGGAAGCCACACCCGGCGGACCGCAGCACGACGAGTTTCGACGCCGGATCAGTGCTGTGGCTCAGCAGTCGGAGATCCTTGCGAACTTTCCGGATCAGCCGTGGCCGTACCGGAATTCGCTCAAGATGGAGATGCTCCGCAACCCGCGGCCACCCCGGGAAATCGTTCGCGACGGCCAGATTCGTCAGGTTCCCGATCCGGCCGACGAATTCCGCAAGAACTATTTCATTGCACTCGGCGAGGCCCTGAGTTCGGTCGGCCAGAAGCAGGGTGTCACCGAGGCGATGGCTGCCATCAATCGGTTCACGCTGCAATACGAACCGCTGATTTCGCACTTCGCGCACCACGAGCTGGTCAGGCTGCATGAGCTTGCCAGCCACCCGGCTCCCGATGAGGAACTCGCTCACCGGCTGCACACGGTGTATTTCCACGAACCCGGTGACCATTCCGTCCGGCACATCGCCGCCGCGATTGACTCGCTGCTGCAGGCTCCGGATCAGTCGCTCACTCCGGGACAGCGCTTCGACCATCTGAATGCGATGCTGCAGGAACTCATTCAGCGATGGCAGACACGGACGCAATACGAACCGAAGTCCGCAGTCGTCGTGCAGAACGACGTCGACAACTGCGTACAGGCCGCCAATCGTGCTCTGGACGAACTCGAACACCTGGCGACCGAAGTCGGCGTTTCGCGGACCGAGTTCCTGGCGCGACGCCGATACGTCAACAGCTTTCTGATCTCGCCGCTGCGAAACTATCGCGATGAAATCGTGTCGCACCGCATCAAGGCCAGCTACTCCGATCTTGCATCAGATGCCGATGCCGGTGAGACGACTGTTGGTCCCGGCGAGCTGCCTCTATTGATGAACCCTGCCGACGTGTCAACAAACTGAACTCACGGCCGACCGGCTGTGAATCGTCCGCCTTCTCGCTCCTGATCCGCCCGCAACAGAGAATGCCGATGCGAATTCCCGGCGATGAGTGGATTTCGGACTGGAACGCGGCGGCGGACCGCGAGAGATCGCTGTGCGTGGCGTGGCTGATGAATCCCGGCGACCCGCCTCGCCAAAACGTCCGGCTCACGGTCTGCGGCACTCTGGTTTCCGAGACCACCGGTGTGGCGGACGATGAACAATCCGACGTGATTCCCTGCGTCCTGATTCCGCGGCTGATGAACGCACACACGCACCTGGAGTTTTCAGACCTCCGGAAGCCTCTGCAACCGGCGGAACCGTTCACGGACTGGATCCGGGCCGTCATTCACTACCGACGCGACCACGCACCGGACGGTGTCAGCGGCATCCGCCGTGGACTGGGGGAATGCGCCCGGAACGGCACGTCGTTCGTCGGTGAGATCACAACGACGGCAGAATCGGAAGCCGCTTATCATTCGGAAGCCGGCGTCGACGTGCTCAGCTTTCGGGAACTGATTGGATTTCTGCCGGAACAGATTGATTCGCAGCTAGCCGCTGCCTCAGCACACCTGGCGAAGGACGCGGAGCCTGGCATTTCGCGAGGTCTGAGTCCCCACGCACCGTACAGCGTCCATCCGGACTTGTTCGCCGCCGCAGTTGAACTCGCCGCACTGCATGACGTTCCCGTTGCGATGCACCTGGCGGAAACTCGGGATGAACTGCAACTGCTGCAAAACGGCACCGGGCGATTCGTCGACTTTCTCAGGGAACTGGGAATCTGGCGACCCGATGTCATCGCAGCGGATTCAGCACCGCTGCGATACCTGGAAAAGCTGTCGCACCTGCGCGCGAGTCTGGTGGTTCACGGCAACCATCTGAGCGACAACGAACTTCGGTTTCTTTGCCGAAATCCACACGTGGCGACGGTGTACTGCCCGCGAACACACGGCTATTTCGGCCACACGCTTCATCCCTGGAAGAAGCTCGTGGCCGGCGGAGCCACCGTGCTGATCGGCACCGACAGCCGCGCTTCCAATCCGGATCTGAGTCTCTGGAAGGAACTGCAGCATCTGGCGCGACTGCCGGACACGCTTCCCTGGCCGCGACTGCTGCAACTGGCCACCACAGTTCCGTCCGCAGCGCTTCAACGGAATCACCAGCCGCTGCGCGCCGGCAATCCGGCGGACGGAGTCCTGATCGCCTGTGAAGCGGATTCCGAGGGGCAATTGAACTCCGCTCTGGCTGAGCCATCTTCGCAGCCGATCGCTGTGTTGTGTCACGGCACGCTGACGTCGTCGGCATGAAACACGTTGATTCAGAAATCTCGCGATGCGATCGCCTGGCAGCCGCCTTTGATCGGACTTCCGCAGGCTGGTAGTCTTCGCGGAAAATCCACGTTCAGGACGGCAAAGCGATCATCATGAAGACAGCCATCGTTACCGGAGCAGGCTCGGGCATCGGGCGAGCCGTTTCGCTCGCGTTCCTGGCCGAAGGATACCGTGTCGTACTTGCCGGCCGTCGACAGGATGCACTTCAGGAAACCGCCGAGCTGGCGGGTGATGCCGCTGGCTCCGCTGTCGTGGTTCCGACCGATGTCCGCGACGCGTCGTTTGTTGCCCGTCTCTTCGACACCGTCGCGGAACGTTTCGGACGGTTGGATGTTCTGTTCAACAACGCGGGTGTCGGAGCACCGGCCGTAGAGCTCACGGAACTGACCCTGGAACAGTGGCAGGCAGTGGTCGACGTGAATCTGACCGGCATGTTCCTGTGTACTCAGCACGCGTTCCGCATGATGAAGGAACAGCGGCCGCAGGGCGGACGGATCATCAACAACGGATCGATCTCCGCCGACAGACCACGGCCGAATTCGGCACCGTATACCGCCACGAAACACGCTGTCACAGGACTGTCCAAGTCGACTCAACTGGACGGACGGAAATACAATATCGCCTGCAGCCAGATCGACATCGGCAACGCCGCCACGACGCTGACTGAGAAAATGAAGGACGGAGTTCCGCAGGCAGACGGATCGGTTGCCGTCGAACCCACGATGAGTGCGGTCGACGTTGCCAGAGCCGTCGTCTACATGGCAGGACTGCCGCTGTCAGCCAACGTTCCGTTCATGACCGTGATGGCAACGACAATGCCGCTGATCGGACGCGGATAGGAGTCTCGGAGTGTCAGAGCTGCCCGCGAAAGGATCTGAACGTCAATTCTACCGCGTAACGTTTCCCGTCGTGGAACGACCGTGGTTTCAGATCGACGGACGCAGGTACGAAGTCATCGACGTGTCGGAATACGGTGTGAAGTTCCTCCATTCCAACTCCGAGAGTTTCTCACCAGGCAGGGCAGTGCAGGGCACAATTCTCTTCCACGACGGAACCAGCAGCGCCGTTTCAGGCAACGTCCTGCGAACTCTGAACCTGCGCCATGTCAGCGAATGCATCGTTCAACTGACAACGGGTGTCCCGCTGAG is a window of Planctomycetaceae bacterium DNA encoding:
- a CDS encoding amidohydrolase family protein — translated: MRIPGDEWISDWNAAADRERSLCVAWLMNPGDPPRQNVRLTVCGTLVSETTGVADDEQSDVIPCVLIPRLMNAHTHLEFSDLRKPLQPAEPFTDWIRAVIHYRRDHAPDGVSGIRRGLGECARNGTSFVGEITTTAESEAAYHSEAGVDVLSFRELIGFLPEQIDSQLAAASAHLAKDAEPGISRGLSPHAPYSVHPDLFAAAVELAALHDVPVAMHLAETRDELQLLQNGTGRFVDFLRELGIWRPDVIAADSAPLRYLEKLSHLRASLVVHGNHLSDNELRFLCRNPHVATVYCPRTHGYFGHTLHPWKKLVAGGATVLIGTDSRASNPDLSLWKELQHLARLPDTLPWPRLLQLATTVPSAALQRNHQPLRAGNPADGVLIACEADSEGQLNSALAEPSSQPIAVLCHGTLTSSA
- a CDS encoding SDR family oxidoreductase; the protein is MKTAIVTGAGSGIGRAVSLAFLAEGYRVVLAGRRQDALQETAELAGDAAGSAVVVPTDVRDASFVARLFDTVAERFGRLDVLFNNAGVGAPAVELTELTLEQWQAVVDVNLTGMFLCTQHAFRMMKEQRPQGGRIINNGSISADRPRPNSAPYTATKHAVTGLSKSTQLDGRKYNIACSQIDIGNAATTLTEKMKDGVPQADGSVAVEPTMSAVDVARAVVYMAGLPLSANVPFMTVMATTMPLIGRG